From a single Drosophila sulfurigaster albostrigata strain 15112-1811.04 chromosome 3, ASM2355843v2, whole genome shotgun sequence genomic region:
- the LOC133843175 gene encoding cyclic nucleotide-gated cation channel subunit A isoform X1 codes for MWTYMMAAARGDRVNTMMSTRRRPETESPKYGYNLSRPMYRTTRFVGPASSAPAQLPFGGSSSSSSCNTATHQLAMPHEELEISGGLYAPFQPTAAAIGSDGVCLPRKHLIANKTALPLPLGPDSVDVEERRLHYPRGSWQRRHRIELDDDDDDDDYDVDDDEEDDAKGNGNVEATTAAAAAAAAASAADDDAFADAPAIVEQKQSTQPRASDVNYMENGRKLIQEPKQRSKPSALSRTLQALRQRLTKRNRAKPPDWFLEKFSNTTNTDKIGKTPGGAMDDAALSSEIRGSSALCNRLSVDPTLQSHYRWLAVVSLAVLYNIIFVVGRSVFWEINKNAPAVWYTLDYLCDFIYLLDTLVHMHEGFLDQGLLVRDAFRLRRHYFHTKGWYLDVLSMLPTDLAYIWWPPETCSSLYLPCPVIVRLNRLLRLPRLWEWFDRTETATGYPNAFRICKVVLAILVLIHWNACMYFAISYEIGFSSDSWVYNLNGTRNNTLQRQYIYSFYWSTLTLTTIGETPTPENDVEYLFVVADFLAGVLIFATIVGNIGSMISNMNVARVEFQNRMDGVKQYMAFRRVGHELEARVIRWFAYTWSQSGALDEERVLAALPDKLKAEIAIQVHMDTLKQVRIFHDTEPGLLEALVLKLKLQVFSPGDYICRKGDVGKEMYIVKRGKLSVVGDDGITVLATLGAGSVFGEVSVLEIAGNRTGNRRTANVRSLGYSDLFCLAKRDLWETLADYPEARSTLTQRGCQLLRKDGLLDEQIFADSQRVHDSIEGGIEKLELSVENLNMRLARLLAEYTASQAKIKQRLAKLELNGGGSVGGAGGRGGEDEPQMRARSGRLYSLQTKRRPRARLEAAAKSGDAAKQNTL; via the exons ATGTGGACTTATATGATGGCTGCCGCCCGCGGAGATCGGGTCAACACAATGATGTCCACCAGACGCCGCCCCGAAACCGAATCCCCCAAATACGGATACAA CCTTTCCCGTCCCATGTATCGCACCACACGCTTCGTTGGCCCCGCCTCCTCGGCGCCCGCCCAACTGCCGTTTGGCGGCAGCAGCTCCAGTTCCAGCTGCAACACAGCTACGCATCAGTTGGCCATGCCACACGAGGAGCTGGAGATCAGCGGCGGCCTCTATGCGCCCTTTCAGCCGACGGCGGCGGCCATCGGCAGCGATGGCGTTTGTCTGCCGCGCAAGCATTTAATTGCCAACAAAACGGCACTGCCGTTGCCCTTGGGTCCAGATAGCGTCGACGTTGAGGAGCGTCGCCTGCATTATCCGCGTGGCAGCTGGCAGCGCAGGCATCGCATTGAGCtggacgatgatgacgacgacgacgactacgatgtcgatgatgatgaagaggaCGACGccaaaggcaacggcaacgttgaggcgacgacagcagcagcggcggcagcagcggcagcgtcagcagctgatgatgatgctttTGCCGATGCTCCGGCGATTGTCGAGCAGAAGCAGTCAACGCAGCCGCGTGCCTCAGATGTTAACTATATGGAGAATGGCAGGAAACTGATACAA gAGCCAAAACAACGTAGCAAACCGTCAGCGTTGAGCAGAACGCTGCAGGCATTGCGGCAACGTCTGACGAAACGGAATCGCGCCAAGCCACCGGACTGGTTCCTCGAGAAGTTCTCGAACACAACGAACACGGACAAGATTGGCAAGACGCCGGGCGGTGCCATGGATGATGCGGCATTATCGAGTGAAATTCGTGGCAGCAGCGCGCTCTGCAATCGCCTCTCCGTCGACCCAACCCTGCAATCCCATTACAGG TGGCTCGCTGTGGTTTCGCTGGCGGTGCTCTACAACATCATCTTCGTGGTGGGTCGCTCCGTTTTCTGGGAGATCAACAAGAATGCGCCCGCCGTTTGGTATACGCTGGATTATCTATGCGATTTCATTTATCTGCTGGATACGCTTGTTCACATGCACGAAG GTTTTCTGGACCAGGGTCTTCTTGTGCGCGATGCGTTTCGTTTGAGGCGCCATTACTTCCACACCAAGGGCTGGTATCTGGACGTGCTGTCGATGCTGCCCACGGATCTGGCCTACATCTGGTGGCCACCCGAAACCTGTTCCAGCCTCTACCTTCCCTGTCCGGTGATAGTGCGTCTCAATCGCTTGCTCCGTCTGCCCCGGCTCTGGGAATGGTTTGATCGCACTGAGACGGCGACGGGATATCCGAATGCCTTTCGCATCTGCAAGGTGGTGCTCGCGATTCTGGTGCTGATCCATTGGAATGCCTGCATGTACTTTGCCATCAGCTATGAGATTGGCTTCAGCTCCGATTCGTGGGTCTACAATCTGAATGGAACGCGCAACAATACGCTGCAACGGCAGTACATCTATAGCTTCTATTGGTCCACTTTGACACTGACGACAATTGGCGAGACACCGACGCCCGAGAATGATGTAGAGTATCTGTTTGTGGTGGCTGATTTCCTCGCCGGCGTTCTCATCTTTGCCACCATTGTGG GTAACATCGGCTCGATGATATCGAACATGAATGTGGCCCGCGTCGAATTCCAGAATCGCATGGATGGCGTCAAGCAGTACATGGCCTTCCGACGTGTTGGCCATGAGCTGGAGGCGCGTGTGATACGCTGGTTTGCCTACACCTGGTCGCAGAGCGGCGCCCTCGACGAGGAGCGTGTGCTGGCCGCCTTGCCCGACAAGCTAAAGGCTGAGATTGCCATCCAGGTGCACATGGACACCCTGAAGCAGGTGCGCATCTTTCACGACACCGAACCGGGACTGCTGGAAGCCCTGGTgctcaagctgaagctgcaaGTCTTCAGTCCGGGTGATTACATTTGCCGCAAGGGTGACGTCGGCAAGGAGATGTACATTGTGAAGCGTGGCAAGCTGTCGGTGGTGGGCGATGATGGCATCACGGTGTTGGCCACACTCGGTGCTGGCTCCGTCTTTGGGGAGGTGTCGGTGCTGGAGATTGCCGGCAATCGGACGGGCAATCGACGTACAGCGAATGTGCGTTCGCTGGGCTACTCGGATCTCTTTTGTCTGGCCAAACGGGATCTGTGGGAGACGCTCGCGGATTATCCGGAGGCACGCTCCACGCTCACGCAACGCGGCTGTCAGCTGCTGCGAAAAGATGGACTGCTCGATGAGCAGATATTTGCGG ACTCGCAGCGTGTGCATGATAGCATCGAGGGCGGCATCGAGAAACTGGAGCTGTCCGTGGAGAACCTCAATATGCGACTGGCTCGCTTGCTGGCCGAGTACACAGCGAGTCAGGCGAAAATCAAGCAGCGTCTGGCCAAGCTGGAGCTCAA TGGCGGTGGCTCTGTAGGCGGTGCGGGGGGCCGAGGTGGAGAGGATGAGCCACAGATGCGTGCACGCAGCGGTCGTCTTTATTCCCTGCAGACCAAACGGCGCCCACGTGCGCGCCTTGAAGCGGCTGCCAAGAGCGGCGACGCGGCCAAACAGAATACGCTCTAA
- the LOC133843175 gene encoding cyclic nucleotide-gated cation channel subunit A isoform X2, which translates to MRHFKVKAMVQSLDIAAIAGQQNEAEPKQRSKPSALSRTLQALRQRLTKRNRAKPPDWFLEKFSNTTNTDKIGKTPGGAMDDAALSSEIRGSSALCNRLSVDPTLQSHYRWLAVVSLAVLYNIIFVVGRSVFWEINKNAPAVWYTLDYLCDFIYLLDTLVHMHEGFLDQGLLVRDAFRLRRHYFHTKGWYLDVLSMLPTDLAYIWWPPETCSSLYLPCPVIVRLNRLLRLPRLWEWFDRTETATGYPNAFRICKVVLAILVLIHWNACMYFAISYEIGFSSDSWVYNLNGTRNNTLQRQYIYSFYWSTLTLTTIGETPTPENDVEYLFVVADFLAGVLIFATIVGNIGSMISNMNVARVEFQNRMDGVKQYMAFRRVGHELEARVIRWFAYTWSQSGALDEERVLAALPDKLKAEIAIQVHMDTLKQVRIFHDTEPGLLEALVLKLKLQVFSPGDYICRKGDVGKEMYIVKRGKLSVVGDDGITVLATLGAGSVFGEVSVLEIAGNRTGNRRTANVRSLGYSDLFCLAKRDLWETLADYPEARSTLTQRGCQLLRKDGLLDEQIFADSQRVHDSIEGGIEKLELSVENLNMRLARLLAEYTASQAKIKQRLAKLELNGGGSVGGAGGRGGEDEPQMRARSGRLYSLQTKRRPRARLEAAAKSGDAAKQNTL; encoded by the exons atgCGACAtttcaaagtcaaagccaTGGTGCAATCTTTGGATATCGCAGCCATAGCGGGACAACAAAATGAAGCG gAGCCAAAACAACGTAGCAAACCGTCAGCGTTGAGCAGAACGCTGCAGGCATTGCGGCAACGTCTGACGAAACGGAATCGCGCCAAGCCACCGGACTGGTTCCTCGAGAAGTTCTCGAACACAACGAACACGGACAAGATTGGCAAGACGCCGGGCGGTGCCATGGATGATGCGGCATTATCGAGTGAAATTCGTGGCAGCAGCGCGCTCTGCAATCGCCTCTCCGTCGACCCAACCCTGCAATCCCATTACAGG TGGCTCGCTGTGGTTTCGCTGGCGGTGCTCTACAACATCATCTTCGTGGTGGGTCGCTCCGTTTTCTGGGAGATCAACAAGAATGCGCCCGCCGTTTGGTATACGCTGGATTATCTATGCGATTTCATTTATCTGCTGGATACGCTTGTTCACATGCACGAAG GTTTTCTGGACCAGGGTCTTCTTGTGCGCGATGCGTTTCGTTTGAGGCGCCATTACTTCCACACCAAGGGCTGGTATCTGGACGTGCTGTCGATGCTGCCCACGGATCTGGCCTACATCTGGTGGCCACCCGAAACCTGTTCCAGCCTCTACCTTCCCTGTCCGGTGATAGTGCGTCTCAATCGCTTGCTCCGTCTGCCCCGGCTCTGGGAATGGTTTGATCGCACTGAGACGGCGACGGGATATCCGAATGCCTTTCGCATCTGCAAGGTGGTGCTCGCGATTCTGGTGCTGATCCATTGGAATGCCTGCATGTACTTTGCCATCAGCTATGAGATTGGCTTCAGCTCCGATTCGTGGGTCTACAATCTGAATGGAACGCGCAACAATACGCTGCAACGGCAGTACATCTATAGCTTCTATTGGTCCACTTTGACACTGACGACAATTGGCGAGACACCGACGCCCGAGAATGATGTAGAGTATCTGTTTGTGGTGGCTGATTTCCTCGCCGGCGTTCTCATCTTTGCCACCATTGTGG GTAACATCGGCTCGATGATATCGAACATGAATGTGGCCCGCGTCGAATTCCAGAATCGCATGGATGGCGTCAAGCAGTACATGGCCTTCCGACGTGTTGGCCATGAGCTGGAGGCGCGTGTGATACGCTGGTTTGCCTACACCTGGTCGCAGAGCGGCGCCCTCGACGAGGAGCGTGTGCTGGCCGCCTTGCCCGACAAGCTAAAGGCTGAGATTGCCATCCAGGTGCACATGGACACCCTGAAGCAGGTGCGCATCTTTCACGACACCGAACCGGGACTGCTGGAAGCCCTGGTgctcaagctgaagctgcaaGTCTTCAGTCCGGGTGATTACATTTGCCGCAAGGGTGACGTCGGCAAGGAGATGTACATTGTGAAGCGTGGCAAGCTGTCGGTGGTGGGCGATGATGGCATCACGGTGTTGGCCACACTCGGTGCTGGCTCCGTCTTTGGGGAGGTGTCGGTGCTGGAGATTGCCGGCAATCGGACGGGCAATCGACGTACAGCGAATGTGCGTTCGCTGGGCTACTCGGATCTCTTTTGTCTGGCCAAACGGGATCTGTGGGAGACGCTCGCGGATTATCCGGAGGCACGCTCCACGCTCACGCAACGCGGCTGTCAGCTGCTGCGAAAAGATGGACTGCTCGATGAGCAGATATTTGCGG ACTCGCAGCGTGTGCATGATAGCATCGAGGGCGGCATCGAGAAACTGGAGCTGTCCGTGGAGAACCTCAATATGCGACTGGCTCGCTTGCTGGCCGAGTACACAGCGAGTCAGGCGAAAATCAAGCAGCGTCTGGCCAAGCTGGAGCTCAA TGGCGGTGGCTCTGTAGGCGGTGCGGGGGGCCGAGGTGGAGAGGATGAGCCACAGATGCGTGCACGCAGCGGTCGTCTTTATTCCCTGCAGACCAAACGGCGCCCACGTGCGCGCCTTGAAGCGGCTGCCAAGAGCGGCGACGCGGCCAAACAGAATACGCTCTAA
- the LOC133844220 gene encoding uncharacterized protein LOC133844220, with protein sequence MSTKVGDVQYLRCLKCLKTIKCSRYDTGCLVRHVQTHHPEIIENANDKVQNLHKLAAEHGISEERLSQISKMTGISEAEMADEAERYLAKHKPPSGSQPSQKSGSQTWQEPKITDSKDINRRQYYRSSIERWLPTDGCIYCPSCGCNRRPVLRSSSEFYSSTGCPASCVANCWPFCFLPCLTSPDNREYLHCSNCNSFLGIYDREHNCIRPNREFVPH encoded by the exons ATGTCCACAAAAGTTGGCGATGTGCAATATCTGCGCTGTCTCAAGTGCCTGAAGACCATCAAATGTTCGCGCTATGACACCGGTTGCTTGGTGCGTCATGTGCAAACACATCATCCAGAGATCATAGAGAATGCCAACGATAAGGTGCAGAATCTGCACAAGCTTGCTGCTGAGCATGGCATCAGCGAGGAGCGTTTGTCGCAGATTAGCAAGATGACGGGCATATCGGAGGCAGAAATGGCAGACGAGGCAGAACGCT ATCTGGCCAAGCATAAGCCGCCAAGTGGCAGTCAACCGTCCCAAAAGAGCGGCAGTCAAACATGGCAGGAGCCGAAAATCACCGACTCAAAGGACATCAATAGGCGACAATATTATCGCAGCTCCATTGAGCGTTGGCTGCCCACCGATGGCTGCATCTATTGTCCCAGCTGCGGCTGCAATCGTCGTCCGGTGTTGAGGAGCAGCTCTGAGTTTTATTCGAGCACTGGCTGCCCGGCCTCGTGTGTGGCCAACTGTTGGCCTTTTTGCTTTCTGCCTTGTCTGACCTCGCCGGACAATCGCGAGTATTTGCATTGCTCCAACTGCAATAGCTTTCTGGGCATCTACGATCGCGAGCACAATTGCATTCGTCCCAATCGCGAATTTGTACCGCATTAA
- the LOC133840750 gene encoding uncharacterized protein LOC133840750, protein MAIDEPQVIAISITSKPQVGYLQTESTMVNCPACEHFEWSVVQLEAVTCLQRLLGLTKLCKSWRGRADINHYCGHCGCYIGRYVPIGCYERCLSKSARKQAAVDDMRLKTKPKDCAVRAQKSRERVLAQRAEQREKREREREQREQQQQQQSQTVVVTVPAKQQ, encoded by the exons ATGGCCATCGATGAGCCGCAAGTGATTGCGATTAGCATCACCAGCAAGCCGCAGGTGGGCTATCTGCAAACAGAGTCTACTATGGTCAACTGTCCGGCCTGCGAACACTTCGAGTGGAGCGTGGTCCAACTGGAGGCGGTCACCTGTCTGCAGCGACTGCTTGGCCTCACAAAATTGTG CAAAAGCTGGCGAGGACGTGCTGACATTAATCACTATTGCGGCCATTGTGGCTGCTACATTGGACGCTATGTGCCCATTGGTTGCTATGAACGTTGTCTATCGAAGTCAGCACGAAAACAGGCGGCTGTGGATGACATGCGGTTGAAGACGAAGCCCAAGGATTGTGCTGTGCGTGCGCAAAAGTCAAGGGAACGTGTGTTGGCACAGCGCGCCGAGCAGCGTGAGAAGCGGGAGCGAGAACGTGAGCAGagggagcagcaacaacaacaacagagtcaAACTGTGGTGGTAACAGTGCCGGCCAAGCAGCAATGA
- the LOC133840753 gene encoding uncharacterized protein LOC133840753 produces MAEETSPAPLYFAVGPNAREITCPYCKTLAKTRIQRNWLRCCTKRHHCGACGEYLGVYRRPQL; encoded by the coding sequence ATGGCTGAGGAAACGTCGCCCGCTCCGCTGTACTTTGCAGTCGGCCCCAATGCACGTGAGATCACCTGCCCCTACTGCAAGACCCTGGCCAAGACGCGCATCCAACGCAACTGGCTGCGCTGCTGCACCAAGCGTCATCATTGCGGCGCCTGTGGCGAGTATCTGGGTGTCTATAGACGCCCCCAACTCTGA
- the LOC133840752 gene encoding uncharacterized protein LOC133840752: protein MTTTTTTEEQQQQQHQASLEAKKERDIYENFATPLAGTFLNLPRESVVLKCPACGVKERSVVQNDLKWWASEINRIVGCLFVSFCCCCCFNYYVPCKQTDRSHYCGNCGCYFGRAMKRRAPLKIK, encoded by the exons atgacgaccacgacgacgactgaggagcaacaacagcagcagcatcaagcGTCGCTGGAGGCGAAAAAGGAGCGCGACATTTACGAGAACTTTGCCACACCGCTGGCTGGCACCTTTCTCAATCTGCCTCGTGAGTCGGTGGTGCTGAAGTGTCCTGCGTGCGGCGTCAAGGAGCGCAGCGTGGTGCAAAATGATCTCAAGTGGTGGGCGAGTGAGATCAATCGCATTGTTGGCTGTCTCTTTGT ctccttctgctgctgttgctgcttcaaCTATTATGTGCCCTGCAAGCAAACGGATCGCAGTCATTACTGCGGCAACTGCGGCTGCTACTTTGGACGCGCCATGAAGCGACGCGCCCCACTCAAAATTAAGTAG
- the LOC133840751 gene encoding uncharacterized protein LOC133840751: METQTLQIKLLPAQTAEERARNIIANIVVEDHHATLVPFIDEHEPHEKVTLLTQVEAAPKSPPRLRYYTPGPSTYKLLCPLCRERSEAAVMRAAGCKDASCCLSLLSCIFPVFWICCICTWCGCNREWTTKGVYCNRCGGKVGIQSKSD, encoded by the exons ATGGAAACGCAGACGTTGCAGATCAAACTGCTGCCCGCCCAAACAGCTGAGGAGCGTGCTCGCAATATTATTGCCAATATTGTGGTTGAGGATCATCATGCCACACTTGTGCCCTTCATCGACGAGCATGAGCCCCATGAGAAGGTGACACTGCTAACCCAAGTGGAGGCGGCTCCCAAGTCTCCGCCACGTTTGCGCTACTATACGCCGGGTCCGTCCACCTACAAGCTGCTCTGTCCGCTGTGCCGCGAGAGAAGTGAGGCGGCTGTGATGCGTGCCGCAGGCTGCAAGGATGCCAGCTGCTGTCTCAGCTTGCTCTCCTG CATCTTTCCCGTATTCTGGATCTGTTGCATCTGCACCTGGTGCGGCTGCAATCGCGAGTGGACCACCAAGGGCGTCTATTGCAATCGTTGTGGCGGCAAAGTTGGCATCCAGAGCAAGTCCGATTAG